GGGGTTTGAAATTGGGTTGAGGGATTATAAAACTGTAAATGGGTTCTCTGTAATAGTAGCTAAAATTGGCCTGTACAAATGGAAATATTAATAATACCATAATAAAAAAATGTAATAATAAcatgtaaataataataacaataataacaataatatatttaataaaaataatagtaaaaataataaaattaactaatttgatAGTAAAGTAaccaaataattaaaaaaaggattaaattgaattcaaAACAGAAAGTTTGGGGAAATCTAGAAATATATAaaagagaaaaggactaaattgcatgcgCAAATACCCAGGAGGGACTAAAATGGACAATAAATTGCATGCGCAAATACCCAGGAGGAACTAAAATGGACAATAACCCCTCCCTTCAAAACGCGCAGCATAAGGGAGgaccaaaatgaaaaattaaattttaaaacaataaaaaagcggaagggataaaagtgcaattagcccttccattgaaaacacgcggatcctctgaGGCGGGTCGGGTCGGCACGCAAGTCGTCTCAAAACAACACCGTTTTGGGGTTTAAGGACCCAGGCCAAAGCGACGTCGTTTTAGCCCTCTATTTAAGTAAATTTTCCCCccaaaaaaaattcatttcaacacccctttaaaaaaaaacttctCCCTCTCCCCTTTTCTCTGAAGCCTCTCCCCTTCGATGGAGTCTCGATCGCCGAACCACCGTCGTCCGTCGTCGTCGCCGTCGTCGCACGGTGGCCGGAAtttaaaaaagttttttttttgttttttatatttttatatataaatatatatactacttttgaaagaaaaaaaattagagaAAATACGTTTGTATGTGTAGccgaaaaatgaaaataaaaaggaagaaaaaaatgagACCTTGGCACTTTTGaatcttttttttttgctttaatccttgctgttttttttttgtattcagATATGTGTTTGAAAACAACGATTTTACATTCACAATctcttgatttttttatttaaaaaaaaaccctttttgtGTTACATTTTCTTCAGCTTTATAGTCGAtttgaatatatattatattgtttCTTTGCTGCTCTTTTTCTTCcgtgtttttctcttcttttgcaGGTAGGAGCAGTTGGAGTGGTTGATGCTAGGGGCGGTGGCTGACGACTAGGgttagggttaggtttttttttttttactgaaaTTGGTTTAGGTTGTAGGCCATTTGGGcccttaggtttttttttttttaattttgggcttgtaattttgggtctaattttgtAATTGGGTTTAGTTGTTGGGTTTGTTTTACGGGCCCGGGCAAAAATGGGCTGGTACAACTTTGTTTCTAAAAGAAGGGAGAAACACTATGTTACAAGAAAAGATTAAGAGGAAAACCTCTTAACTATCTCCATATTTAATTCATTAAGCCAAACTCTTTCGAAAAACTCGAgtgaaaataatctaaaaattctGTCATATTCCGATGTTATTTCCACTTCTTTTAGTTCAGTGAAGTAATATCATGGGAAATATATTTCGCGAAATATATCTTGAAGTGCAAGATGAGGGTTGTTTTTAAATAAGAGTTCTTCCGACTTATTCCAACTTGAGTTATtctcaattttattaaaaaattgggATTAAAGTGCAAATTTACCATCATACTATAAGTGAATATTAAAATTTGCCActatatttttattgatatttgccattatatttttaaactatgaataaatttgcTATTCAATTCTTATGTGATTGAATTTTACCtctaaattttgaattccattaaAAGTTTCCCAActttgattttttaataaaatttatcattCAATATTAAATTTGATGATTTAACAACATAATTTATAAGAacaatatttcaaatattttattttaatatttaacaataatataacttataattattaaaaatttgtaAACTAAATtagaatttctatttaataaaataaaaccttgaaaataaaaatacatatattgtaaaagaaaaaattttatttttataaaacaatcattttatttaattttaacattataataaataaattattattgttaaatattaaaataaaatattcaaatattttattaaattttatcaaagaattattttaaattaaaattgtgATAAGTGCGTAATTTCTCTATATATTTATGATAGTTCTCTTGTTCAATTACTATTTATGTttctaattatattatttatacttatattttattattattaatttagggAATAATTGGAGAAAAATGAGTTAAACTCTTTTTTTTCACAAGTTTTTGCAACTTAGACTTTCAACAAGTGCAATTTCAGTATTTTGGCTATAACTTGATCTACAAGTGTCCTTTTTGGGCTCATAATATATCGATTTGAAGAGAACTAAAAGATATAGTTAAAGTTATTTCATGGATGAAACTCAAAAGCGTCAAGAAGATTTCCAAAAATAGAGTAGAAGTTTGACGCGAAAGTTACTAAAATATCTTGAAAAATTCTGCTTTATTTAATTAAAGGCACTTTTGTATTTTCTTCATCATATTATTTTTGTTCTATAAGTCAACATAATTAGGTTTGGACCGAGAAGTCTTTGACCTAGCTATTcttagttttattttgttttctttattttatggGTTTTTAAACCTTTTTTTCTAGTCAAAGGTTTTATTGGAGTTTGATTTAATAAATTCACAGGACTTATTtccattttaatttttctttgttATTTAGTATTCATgcatcttttgttttattaaatattcAACCAACATTTGATAGCTTAGAATGGTTGCCTTGTTAATTAGAATAGTTAAATCTGCAATTGTTCAATTTATTCTCATGTTAGTGACAAACTGCATAACTCTTTTATGTCGTAGTTTACGTTTATGTGGTGTGGATGTGCGATCTAGCTTAAATGAACTCCGTTGAGGTGAATTTGTTAGTTAGAATTAGGTCTCTTTAGTTCTTAATGTTGCCGATAAGTTAAACCTTGGGCATTGAGTTACGGGATTATTTACCGATTAGAAAAGTAATTTCAAATGAGTTGCCTCTTGGTTACTGAATAGGTAAAGAGAGATTGGTTACCCAACGTTGAATTAACAACTAAAACTAATTtattaaaggaattgaagttaTCCTTGCATTGATGATCAAATTCATAAATCAAACAGAGATTTACCTTTCGTTAGAACTTTTTcccatcaatttttttaaaacttttaattatTGCTTTTTTCAATCtaagtttttaatttaaatttggtTCTAGTTTAAATTTAGCTTTTGATTTCATAGAACCCACCttccaattattattattatttttatttgaagaAATAAAGTTATTATCGATCTTTGTGGATATGACTCTACTTGTTGCTTCTACTAATTAATCTTTTTcaagtaaattttatttttgtaggTTGCAACAGCCTTACAAATTGAATagcaaaattaaatttaaaaaaattaactttattAGCAAAATTCATCAAATAGAAGTAAAGtcacaaaattcaataaaaaGTTAATGTATGGTGGTAAATTTATCTCTAGGTCATAAGAACAATGACAAATATCAATCAAAGTgaagtaaaatgataattttcaatttctacttaaaAATTGTTTTTGGAGAGAATAACATCCACCAATTTTGATAATATATTTTGCTAAGTTAGCTTTGAGTTtcggtttatttatttttaatttcattactCGTGATTTGGATCCAACTTGGGTCAATCTACAACAATTTTGTTAGGTTAAATCATTATTTGAAGTTTGAACttgataatattttatattagggtttgaattttttttttgtttaagttaGGTCCTAAATTGTTTTCACATTGCGACCTAGACTtgacaaattttttttatattggggcctaaattatttttttttcaagttagGCCTTGAACTTGGCAATTGTCCTCATATTAGGGTTTGAACTTGATAATTATTCTCGTATTAATGTTTGAATTTTAGAgttttcaaggactaatttggataaaaaaaattgaagCCTCAATTTTAGAACATTTGCCAAGTTCGAGGCCTAACTTGGACAAAAGAAATTCAGGCCTCAATGTGAGAATAATTGCCAAATTTAGGGCCTAACTTGGATAAAAAGAAAGTTTCAAATTCTAATGTAAGAAAAGTTGTCAAGTTTAAATCCGAAAATGTGATTTAATCCAATAATTTTCATgtataaaaaaatagtaaaagatatttatatatttttataattaaatttaaataaaaataataaaaaaataaaatataaatattgagattaaattgataaaatcttGGTCACAAGCAGACCGGTATGAGTTGCATTTATTGAATATTTGAGTTGGAATGGTGTGAAATAAAAGACAAAAGCATTGATCTCCACTTCTGGGTAATGTATGTATGGCACCAAACGGTCATACACAAATTATACAAAGCAATACAAATTTTGTTGGAAATTTATTCCAAtgatctcttttttctttttatcccCAAACAATTCACATTTTAAACTAAGTCCAAACAATCAAATTCAAAAGCTCTCCAATTAGTTCACCATGGCACAATGTTTCCTAATCTCACCTTGATTCCCAGTGAGTACTTCAACTTTACCCATCTTCTCCATCGACACTGCAAAATCTCTAGCAAAAGTCGATCCATGGCGAGAAGCTTGCAAGACGTAAGCTTTGGTCTCCGCATTGTTGAGAAGTGCGGCATCAGATCCAAAAAGCCCTCTTCTTTTAGAGACGAGGGTGTAGTAAGCTTCGTCAAAGGTCTTGAAGCTTCCAGGGTCCATCTCCACCAGTGATGTGATGTCTCCTGGTTTGCATTTTTGCTTCAACTGAGTGACATAGGTCAGATCCATCGATGGGTCGGCGTCGCCTTTGCCACTGAAATTGTAGAGACGGAGGCCAAAGGCAACGCAATGAGATGTTCCGATGGTGTGTCCTCCTTTATAATTTGAAAACAGCTTTAAATTAACCATCAAGTTGTCAATTTTAATGCAAGTAGTAGAACATATGTTCATGGGTTTACAGCTCTGATTATGCTTCCTCCAAAGTTAACCCAAGATTTAaacagaaaatataaaaaaactatttgacaaataaatatgacttgtttttataaaaattgtaccaattattttcttttgatataatataatatttacttgtactcataaattttttaaaatttttttaactcTACATTTCTTTATTGCTGCAATAACAACAATTCCAgatgaattttaaatttataataaaatcaaAATCACCTGATAGAACGGCCAAATCTTTCATGTTTAGACCTTTAGAAGCAAAATTTTGTTTGAGTTGTGTTACATTGAAAAAGGGAGAAGGCAAGTTTGCGAGTGCCTCGCTCAATTTTGAAACTCTTCCATCTCTTCGGCCCAAAGGAACTTTCCAAGAAGGTCCATTTATCTGAAAATTTTAATTCAAAACAGCCGaccataaatataaatattaaaatatgagTATGTGTCACTTTAGACATTAATACATTtgaaaatttttcctaaaattttcaaGTATTTAGAAAGTTATATCTAAATACTTAAAAAGttcaaatttatataaattatgaatacggtacaaaaattttaaaagaaaaaaaagaaaaagaaaaaaaaagagttacCATGGAAACTGAATCTCGAGCAACTAAGGCAAGGATATCAGCACAAGAAACCACACCAGGACAGGCTTGTTCGACTGCAGACTTGACAGCATCAATTACATGGTAACCTCGTAAACTTAGGTTGGGGATGGCGTCTTTCTCAGCTTGGTTTTTAGTGGAATTTAGAAGAACTGATCCATCACATCCCTGCCCAGTCAACAACAGTCGTTACATGCTACATTACTTGATTTTGACGCCCATTCCACTAAAAATGGGTCTTCATATGGTTGAATAAACTTACTCTAACGAAGCAATCATGGAAATGGAGTCTGAGCAAAGGAGCAGCAAGAGTTGGTGCTCTAGAAATGAATCCATACGTTGTTTTCCTTATAATAGACTCTGCATTTGGACAAGTCTCGCTGTAAAACCCCAGCTTCAAACCTTGTGCATTGCTATGGTTTAAAACCATAACAACAATAATGAGCTGAATATGAAGACACAACAAAACCCTTTGCCCTATTTCCATTTTGCCTTGCACCTGATTCTTCAGCAATTGcttataaaacatatatatatatatatatatatatatatataaatttacgtGAAGGAAAGACAAGAGAAGAGATTGGTTGAGCTTTGATAAACTAAATCACTGAGCATTTTTTTTAGCAGTTAGCTTAGGGAATCGTATATTAATTATTGATAAATGATGTTAATGTTTTAACttgaatttttaacaaaattaatGGGGTTTCGAATGTATTTGAATTGATTGACCCTTCTCAACCAACACAGATACATATATGACAATGAATATGGATAggtatatgtatatttatatatatacccaATGGAAATGACAAGATTTACTGGCCAAAAATATGACCAACATCATGATGGTGAACTGGTAACTAATCAACCAAAAAACATTAATTAATATAAGATTCTTTCTATATCAATCAGCGTTAGTACGACCCCTATTGTTTACCATTCATGCTTCTGTCTACTATATGTTGTTTTTTGTCCATTAAATAACGGGCAATCGCAACTCTTACCACTGTCAATACGGTTGGATTCGATTGcttgaattaatatttatttatgtatttaattataaaatagtaTAATTCAAGACAGCTGGAATTACAGAATTCCTTATCCCAAAATTTGAGAATTGGAAACTTAGAGATGGGTTTattagaaaagaaaaagtgaGAGGAGAAAGGATGTAAATCCTTGGTGAAGCCAAGCTCCATTCCTGCATTTCATAATAGATGCATAGATTCCTTCCCAACAACCACACCATGAAAACATTGGTTGGATCATAGTTTAAGATAAAGTCTACAAAACAGCTGTTAAGAGGCGTGGCAGTGTGATTATTGGAAGAATTTTGTGAGGCTCTTTTTGTACTATTATTTGATTGTTAGAGCAACTTTCATTCATTTCTCTGCCGACAGCCATCGCCAAATGTCACCTCCTTGACTCTTTCAATGTGGGGTCTGCTGCCTAAACCTCGTCGGAAATGCTTCCAGTAATGCTAAAACAAACATGCGGATTTTTCTTGTATATATGGCCGCTACTTCTCTTGACTTTGCGCGTGGACACAGTAGCATCCGGTTAGGGTACTCGCTGAATTCAAGCTAGTAAATGAGAATATATTGGTAAAAGTATGATCCATAATTTGTATTAAGTgttagattatattttatcttttttttgaaaaataaattaattaatttttgtatgttagattaaagagtaaattgattcttttattaaaatttcatcaatttttatCGTTAAAAACTGATTTATGTACATCGGTATAAAATACACATGACATTACATATGTCACTAACTAGTTTTTAACATtacaaatgaatgaaattttaataaaaaatctatttaattttaatttaacatacAAAGACAACTTTACTAATTTATAAGTagagaaaaaatataatttaattcttaatatAAAACGGCTATACTTCAACCGAATATATCTAGATAAATCACtaataaaccaaaataaataCGGACCTAACATAGATTTGAACTAAAATCTCAGACAGCGcaaaaagaagagaagaaaaatgACTTTATAACTTTTCCTCCCTCCCCCACTATAAGAACTGAGACAAAAAGACGAAGACATGGATTATTGATAGAAAATAAGACGATTCCTCTTGTATTTATAGCTTAGGCTTGCACCACAGATTCAACACTTTTCTCATAAGTGGTGGAATGGTAATGGTTGACTTTTATCAATCTCAATTATATGAATTTCTGACATACAAACTTCTTTTATTTTGTTACTTCAATTTGTTGAAGTTTTACCCAAGTGTTAGGCTTGTTGGTATAAGTATACATATCATGAAAAACAAAGCTATGTTATGGTGATATATGGTTGTTAAAAGGGAATCAATCCTaagatttaattaatttcaatattctCTCCTATTTATATTATTAGCAAAAGTCCAATCTTCAAAAGTGTTTTTTTTCCCTTAGCCTCCTCTCTCTAAGCAATATATATTTGTAAAGAATTATATATGGTACGGTGTGTGGAGCCTAAAAATTCTGCCAATAAGTTTATTAGTAAAAAAataggttaaatataaaattgatattcaaatttatccatttttcttagaTTGGTACTTAAGGTTTTCTTTATTTCAGATTGGTATCCAAACTTTTTTTCCGTCAACCATATTGGTACCTAAGCCTAACACTGTTACTTTTTACTGACATGGTAGTGCTGACCAATCATGTAGTGCCACATGGATCGCTAttacctctttttcttttctttttcattttccctatttttcattttttctttttctttttcctaccCAGATTTTGTTGATTCTAGAGAACCCAAATTTTGTTCGATGGAGAGTTGTAACCTATAGGGAGGTTATTGCCACTATCAATGGTGGTTTCATGGTGGCAGAATTTTGTACAAGCAACTAAGGAGAGAGTTACAGCGAACATGGCGCAGAAAATGAATCTGTAAAATGGTGAGGCTTGGTTGGAAACTAGAGACGACGTCACTGGAACATGCATCCTTGTGGCTATTGGAGATAGATTCTGCATCACCGATgaaaaaaagaaataatgaaCTGATTAAGTTTAATCGATTCATTGCGAGAAAATTTGTATCTCAAAATTTTCCCAGAAAATTTATTACTTCGCTACTAGCGTTTTTTAGCTGCAAATTTTTGTATTAATTTGAAATGTGGCTTAAAAGGCTAGTCATTTGAGGCAAAGGAAAGGCCATGCCTTCTTTATAATATTACTTTTTTATGTTTTATCTTCATCTTTGTTCCTTTATTTTTAGAGTTCAGATCAGAATGAGCATAGAACACATTAAGAAAGTCCAAATTTGTAGCAGATTAATTGGTTATTCCAAGTTGTTTTATGTTTTCTTTTCCCCCAAAGTTTGTTGAACAAAAATGGTTGGTTGTACTATGCTATTTTAGCTGAATAATTAATGCTTTATTGCTTGGATTTCTTTTAGCTGACAAATGGGGTAAGTTTCAAATACAAGAAAACCACAatgcattttaattttttaacccTAATTTCCAATCTCCCCTCTCGCTTCTTAGCAAGAATAGCCTCCAAATTACCCGATGAATCACTATGCGATATGCAGGGAACGGACAAAGGAAACATCGTGTTCAGGAAGAAATGAAGAAGGAACTAACCCAAATctgtaaaataaaaagaaatatcttTGTTAAAAACCCATCCATTCCAACTGATGTTCAGCCCTATGGGTTCCTTTATAGATAGTCCAAAAAAGGAAGAAGGAAAAAGCTCCCCAAATTAATGCCAGAAAGAGTCATTGTACGATCTTATCCTCTTAACATGGATGAAAGTTTGAGAGCAGCTGCTCATATTGAAGAGCGGCGATTCATATCAACAGTGATGACAACGGTGGTGATGAGGcaagaaaaagataaaaatagaggaaagagaaagaaagaaagaaagaaagaaaaagggaggaAGGGATTATGAAGAATGTGAAAGGAAAAATGGAAgggtaaaaaagaaagaaagaaagaaaagaaaagtaatgACATTATCATGATGTCACTAATGACACATGTCGTTGCCTGATATTGCCACCTGCCCTAAACTTAATGACGTTAACAAAAGTATCAAATTAATTGATGGAGAAAAAGTTTGGGTGTCAATCTAGGACTAAAAATACCTTAAGTACCAATCAGGGAGAAGTGGACAAGTTCAGGTACCAATGGTATATTTAACCCTAAAAAGTAcgataattatttttctatttgttaaaaagacaaaaatttttctatttgtttattcggtttattaaatttaaaaaataaaaacaatttctTATATTTGTTTTTCATACTTTCAATCCAACAAATATATGAGTGACGATTCACTTACATTAATCTAATAACTTTAcaaactttcaatttttttttgtactactaatattttaacaatttgacCATCCATGTTTTTGCCCATTCTTGTTGAACACTATGACATCTTTATAGCACATGCCCTTTTGCCAACATCCCAAGCACCAACTAAACCCACATTGGTATTATATGATAAAAAATCAGGTCGTTACAATTAATATGAATTTTCTAGTGAAGATTTGTGTTATGTATAGCATCATTTATTTTACATATTCATGTTTTATTCTTCCCACTCATTACGACACTCAATAGGCTACTTCGAAAGGGAATTGAATAGTCAAACTCATATTATACATTTCGTGCCGTAGATTCTCCAACAATGTTCTTACCTCTTTCTCTAGAGTAATGCACTCAAAGGAGTTGGTTAGACACGAGAGTATCAAACTCTCTATATTTGTTTGGGTTCTCCTTGGGCACTTTTGCTATGTTATTTCCTTTACCCttctttcctctttttttttccccTTACCAACCATCCTCTTATACTATATTAAGTAGCCCAACCACAAAAATTGTAAATGAAGGAAGTTCCTTGCTCAAATGGCATAAAAACCACCCTCTCACAAAaccaaatctcttacacataataAAGAAACACAATGAAAACTTACCTAAATTGTAACAATTCGTCCGATGAAGTCTTTATATCTGATTATTGTTTCTTGTATTAAGTGTAGTTTTGAGTAAGTAAAGTATTAGCTATGGCTAACTATAGAATTTTGTGTATGCACTGATTGGCGAATTCTGTGTTTTGGC
This window of the Gossypium arboreum isolate Shixiya-1 chromosome 12, ASM2569848v2, whole genome shotgun sequence genome carries:
- the LOC108478282 gene encoding peroxidase 27-like translates to MEIGQRVLLCLHIQLIIVVMVLNHSNAQGLKLGFYSETCPNAESIIRKTTYGFISRAPTLAAPLLRLHFHDCFVRGCDGSVLLNSTKNQAEKDAIPNLSLRGYHVIDAVKSAVEQACPGVVSCADILALVARDSVSMINGPSWKVPLGRRDGRVSKLSEALANLPSPFFNVTQLKQNFASKGLNMKDLAVLSGGHTIGTSHCVAFGLRLYNFSGKGDADPSMDLTYVTQLKQKCKPGDITSLVEMDPGSFKTFDEAYYTLVSKRRGLFGSDAALLNNAETKAYVLQASRHGSTFARDFAVSMEKMGKVEVLTGNQGEIRKHCAMVN